The Vibrio chagasii genome includes a region encoding these proteins:
- a CDS encoding IS4 family transposase, with amino-acid sequence MSIQNYFVDFLEENPVDVAQLTTFSEHIPDEWVVKAASLSDKATIRRRRLPSDMVLWLIVGMAFFRNEPIAEVARRMNVCADGLADEELLAKSALTQARQRLGSAAPEWLFKQCGRTWGLERYRDDTWQGLQVFAVDGALFRTADTPELREHFGSGNTSSSRQTPHPMLRVVTMMNVRSHVIVDAAISPYRRGEIPLAMPFIDSLPDNSVTLLDKGFYGADLLLSLQNSGINRHWLIPARKGLKYTLLDEEESNDMLIEMNVSPQALKKNPSLPEKWQVRAVTYEVQGKQKTVFTSLPRADYDAKAVAELYHERWEIELGYRDIKSSMQHNALVLRSKTVNLVYQELWGLLLGYNLVRREASQAAVEHGRMPNEISFKYACQFIASQLKVMSKAISPGNTPKRLKSLRGDLSVLFIDKRPKPNRPRAVKISKTRYPINRKAAPLK; translated from the coding sequence ATGTCTATCCAAAACTATTTTGTCGATTTCCTCGAAGAAAATCCTGTTGATGTAGCTCAACTCACCACTTTCTCTGAACATATCCCAGATGAATGGGTTGTTAAGGCAGCTAGTCTTTCTGATAAAGCGACTATTCGCCGACGTCGACTACCAAGTGACATGGTCTTGTGGTTAATTGTCGGCATGGCCTTCTTCCGTAATGAACCAATTGCCGAAGTCGCACGAAGAATGAATGTCTGTGCGGATGGCTTGGCTGATGAAGAGTTATTAGCAAAAAGTGCTTTAACCCAGGCAAGACAACGTTTAGGCAGTGCTGCACCAGAGTGGTTGTTTAAACAATGTGGGCGAACGTGGGGTCTTGAACGATACCGTGATGATACGTGGCAAGGATTACAAGTTTTTGCTGTAGACGGTGCTCTTTTTCGCACCGCGGATACGCCCGAACTTAGAGAGCACTTTGGCTCGGGTAATACCTCGAGTAGCAGGCAGACACCACATCCAATGCTAAGAGTTGTGACTATGATGAATGTCCGTTCTCATGTCATCGTTGACGCTGCCATAAGCCCTTATCGGCGTGGTGAAATCCCACTTGCTATGCCCTTCATCGACTCTTTACCAGATAACTCTGTGACGTTACTAGATAAAGGTTTTTACGGTGCAGACTTACTTCTCTCTCTTCAAAATAGCGGTATTAATAGACATTGGTTGATACCAGCAAGGAAAGGGTTGAAATACACACTTTTAGATGAAGAAGAAAGCAATGATATGCTCATCGAAATGAACGTCTCACCGCAAGCTCTCAAAAAGAACCCTAGTTTACCTGAAAAATGGCAAGTCAGAGCGGTGACCTATGAAGTACAAGGTAAGCAGAAAACTGTTTTTACATCCCTTCCAAGAGCAGACTACGACGCGAAAGCGGTAGCCGAACTTTATCATGAACGTTGGGAAATCGAATTAGGTTATCGTGATATCAAAAGCTCAATGCAACACAATGCCTTAGTATTACGCAGTAAAACAGTAAACCTTGTTTATCAAGAACTCTGGGGGCTGTTGCTTGGTTATAATTTGGTAAGACGTGAAGCAAGTCAGGCAGCAGTTGAACATGGAAGAATGCCGAATGAAATTAGCTTTAAATACGCTTGTCAGTTTATAGCGAGCCAACTGAAGGTGATGAGTAAAGCGATATCGCCAGGCAATACACCTAAGCGTTTAAAGAGTCTAAGGGGAGACTTATCAGTCCTCTTTATAGACAAACGCCCTAAGCCTAATCGGCCTAGGGCGGTAAAAATATCAAAGACTCGCTACCCAATTAATCGCAAAGCAGCTCCGCTTAAGTGA
- a CDS encoding ISL3 family transposase, whose translation MPNHTFLSSFWEGFQVVKSHQTASLITLTLEPNSEAKCLCGLEAEAIHEYQWRHVKEAMLLGVPVVLSVQTRRIKCRECGIKTESLSWLEPYARITKRLRSYIEQLLPLLPIKHISRLTNVHWHTIKEIDKSRLRKVVPPVKWEELRQLVMDEFAIFKGHRYATVIADAKTHQVIWIGLGRSRKDIRPFFEQLGKHGNNIEAVAMDMNTAFDLEVKAHCPNAKIVYDLFHVVAKFGREVMDRVRVDQANKLKQDKKARQWIKRSRWVLLKNRGNLNTQQNSYLTEILNINKDLMTTYILGAQLKELWYCESEVHAKGLWEAWWAQVQESGIKPLKEFARKLRPYLHGIIASASYPLNTCTLEGINNKIKLIKRMGYGYRDTDYFFLKIKAAFPGKPR comes from the coding sequence ATGCCGAATCATACTTTCCTATCTTCATTCTGGGAAGGCTTTCAAGTCGTAAAGTCTCACCAGACAGCATCACTTATTACCCTGACTCTTGAACCGAACTCTGAGGCTAAGTGCCTTTGTGGTCTCGAGGCCGAGGCTATTCATGAGTATCAATGGCGTCATGTAAAAGAAGCCATGTTGCTCGGTGTTCCTGTTGTTCTTTCTGTTCAAACGCGAAGAATCAAGTGCCGTGAGTGTGGCATAAAAACAGAATCTCTATCTTGGTTGGAGCCTTATGCTCGTATAACGAAGCGCTTAAGAAGCTATATAGAACAATTACTGCCTCTTCTTCCTATTAAGCATATCTCCCGGTTAACGAACGTTCATTGGCACACCATTAAAGAGATAGATAAATCCCGACTTAGAAAAGTGGTACCGCCAGTGAAATGGGAGGAGCTAAGGCAACTCGTCATGGACGAGTTCGCCATCTTTAAAGGGCATCGATATGCCACGGTCATCGCTGACGCTAAGACACACCAAGTCATTTGGATAGGGTTAGGCCGAAGCCGTAAGGACATACGGCCGTTCTTCGAGCAACTAGGCAAGCATGGCAATAATATCGAAGCGGTCGCAATGGACATGAATACGGCTTTTGATCTTGAAGTTAAAGCACACTGTCCGAACGCAAAAATCGTTTACGACTTATTCCATGTTGTTGCTAAGTTCGGTCGAGAGGTGATGGATAGAGTCAGAGTCGACCAAGCCAACAAACTCAAGCAAGATAAAAAAGCGAGGCAATGGATCAAGCGCTCACGCTGGGTGTTGCTAAAAAACAGGGGTAATTTGAATACACAGCAAAACAGCTATCTTACCGAAATATTGAATATCAATAAGGACTTAATGACCACTTATATACTCGGAGCACAACTCAAAGAGCTTTGGTATTGTGAATCAGAAGTACATGCTAAAGGGCTCTGGGAGGCGTGGTGGGCACAAGTACAAGAGAGTGGAATTAAGCCATTGAAAGAGTTCGCACGAAAACTAAGGCCTTATCTTCACGGCATTATCGCATCTGCGAGTTATCCGCTTAACACCTGCACATTGGAAGGGATAAACAACAAGATAAAGCTAATCAAGCGAATGGGATATGGGTATCGAGATACAGACTACTTCTTCTTGAAGATAAAAGCGGCTTTCCCCGGAAAGCCGCGATGA
- a CDS encoding IS4 family transposase: protein MTYIEPTLWAQKQFGQAHLNDPRRTQRLVALAASLAEQPGVPVSKLIISPAEMEGAYRFIRNEQIKAEDIAEAGFYVTAQEALEQQTLLALEDTTSLSYSHRSIRDELGHSNQGNRHRAMFVHSTLLFAPDTQSVIGLIEQQRWTRDIEKRGQRHQHATRPYKEKESYKWEQASRHVAERLGDKISDVISVCDREADLFEYLTYKREQQQRFLVRSMQSRCIEEHDNRLYSYASTLLSAGEKVLEIPQKGGRKARKAHLDIKYAPVTLKSPANKKEFDNIPLYYVGCIEQGESGNKLAWHLLTSEPITSKEEALKIVSYYERRWLIEDFHKVWKSEGTEVEQLRMQSKDNLERLSVVLAFIATRLLQLRFMNESDELSKSSCEQVLKGKAWKLMWLKLESKKLPKEAPNISWAYNGIARLGGWKNTKRTGRASIKTLWQGWLRLQTILEGYELAKSLD, encoded by the coding sequence ATGACCTATATAGAGCCAACCCTTTGGGCACAAAAACAGTTCGGTCAAGCCCACCTTAATGACCCTAGACGCACTCAAAGACTCGTTGCTCTCGCAGCCTCACTGGCCGAGCAGCCTGGCGTACCCGTCTCGAAACTCATTATATCCCCTGCTGAAATGGAAGGGGCTTATCGCTTCATCCGTAATGAGCAAATCAAAGCAGAAGATATCGCAGAAGCGGGTTTTTATGTCACCGCACAAGAAGCATTAGAGCAACAAACACTTCTTGCCTTAGAAGACACCACTTCTCTCAGTTACTCCCATCGCAGCATTCGAGATGAACTCGGGCACTCTAATCAAGGCAATCGACATCGCGCCATGTTTGTACACTCAACCTTACTTTTTGCTCCCGACACTCAATCTGTTATTGGTTTAATTGAACAACAGCGCTGGACTCGTGATATAGAAAAGCGAGGTCAAAGGCACCAGCATGCGACTCGACCATACAAAGAGAAAGAAAGTTATAAGTGGGAACAAGCCTCTCGCCATGTCGCTGAGCGACTTGGCGATAAAATTTCGGATGTCATTTCTGTGTGCGATAGAGAAGCCGACCTATTTGAATACCTCACTTACAAGCGAGAGCAACAACAAAGGTTCCTCGTTCGCTCAATGCAAAGCCGCTGTATTGAAGAGCACGATAATCGTCTTTATAGCTATGCTTCTACCCTGTTATCAGCCGGAGAGAAAGTGCTCGAAATACCGCAAAAAGGCGGTCGTAAAGCTCGCAAGGCTCATTTAGATATCAAATATGCCCCCGTGACACTCAAGTCTCCTGCTAACAAGAAAGAGTTCGATAACATTCCGCTTTACTACGTGGGATGTATAGAACAAGGAGAGAGTGGTAATAAGCTCGCATGGCACTTACTGACTTCAGAGCCGATAACGAGCAAGGAAGAGGCACTCAAAATCGTCAGTTATTATGAGCGGCGCTGGCTGATAGAAGATTTTCATAAAGTCTGGAAAAGTGAAGGGACTGAAGTTGAGCAACTGAGAATGCAAAGTAAGGATAACTTAGAAAGGCTCAGCGTCGTTTTGGCTTTTATCGCGACTCGGTTACTCCAGTTGAGGTTTATGAATGAATCAGACGAGTTATCTAAGAGCAGTTGTGAGCAGGTATTAAAAGGCAAAGCGTGGAAGTTAATGTGGCTCAAGTTGGAGAGCAAAAAACTACCGAAAGAAGCGCCTAATATATCATGGGCTTACAACGGTATTGCTCGGTTAGGTGGTTGGAAGAATACCAAGCGAACAGGTCGCGCTTCTATAAAGACGTTATGGCAAGGATGGCTTAGGTTACAAACCATCCTTGAAGGGTATGAACTCGCCAAGTCTCTTGATTAA
- the glyA gene encoding serine hydroxymethyltransferase: MLKRDMNIADYDADLFAAIQEETLRQEEHIELIASENYTSPRVMEAQGSQLTNKYAEGYPGKRYYGGCEYVDKVETLAIERACELFGAEYANVQPHSGSQANNAVYMALLNAGDTVLGMSLAHGGHLTHGSPVNFSGKLYNIIPYGIDEAGQIDYEEMEKLAIENKPKMIIGGFSAYSQICDWKRMREIADKVGAYLFVDMAHVAGLIAAGVYPNPVPHAHVVTTTTHKTLAGPRGGLILSNEGEDLYKKLNSAVFPGGQGGPLMHVIAGKAVAFKEALEPEFKEYQARVVANAKAMVAEFLERGYNIVSGSTENHLFLVDLINKDITGKEADAALGAANITVNKNSVPNDPRSPFVTSGIRIGSPSITRRGFSEADAKELAGWICDILDNMGDESVIEATKAKVLEICKRLPVYA; encoded by the coding sequence ATGCTTAAGCGTGACATGAACATTGCTGATTACGATGCGGATCTATTCGCAGCTATTCAAGAAGAAACTCTTCGTCAGGAAGAGCACATCGAACTTATCGCTTCAGAAAACTACACAAGCCCACGTGTAATGGAAGCTCAAGGTTCTCAGCTAACAAACAAATACGCTGAAGGCTACCCAGGCAAGCGTTACTACGGTGGTTGTGAGTACGTAGACAAAGTTGAAACTCTAGCAATTGAACGTGCATGTGAGCTGTTTGGTGCTGAGTACGCAAACGTACAGCCTCACTCAGGTTCTCAAGCAAACAACGCTGTATACATGGCGCTACTAAACGCAGGCGACACAGTTCTAGGTATGAGCCTAGCGCACGGTGGTCACCTAACTCACGGTTCTCCAGTAAACTTCTCTGGTAAGCTTTACAACATCATCCCTTACGGCATCGACGAAGCAGGTCAAATCGATTACGAAGAGATGGAAAAGCTGGCTATCGAGAACAAGCCTAAGATGATCATCGGTGGTTTCTCTGCTTACTCTCAAATCTGTGATTGGAAGCGCATGCGTGAAATCGCGGACAAAGTAGGTGCTTACCTATTCGTAGATATGGCTCACGTAGCGGGTCTAATCGCGGCAGGTGTTTACCCGAACCCTGTTCCACACGCGCACGTTGTTACAACAACAACGCACAAAACGCTAGCAGGCCCTCGTGGTGGCCTTATCCTTTCTAACGAAGGCGAAGATCTTTACAAGAAGCTGAACTCAGCAGTATTCCCTGGCGGCCAAGGTGGTCCTCTAATGCACGTTATCGCTGGTAAAGCAGTAGCGTTCAAAGAAGCACTAGAGCCAGAATTCAAAGAGTACCAAGCACGCGTAGTTGCTAACGCAAAAGCAATGGTTGCTGAATTCCTTGAGCGTGGTTACAACATCGTTTCAGGTTCTACAGAGAACCACCTGTTCCTAGTTGACCTAATCAACAAAGACATCACAGGTAAAGAAGCAGATGCAGCACTAGGTGCAGCAAACATCACAGTAAACAAGAACTCAGTACCAAATGATCCACGTAGCCCGTTTGTAACGTCAGGTATCCGTATTGGTTCTCCTTCTATCACTCGTCGCGGTTTCTCAGAAGCAGACGCGAAAGAGCTAGCGGGTTGGATCTGTGACATCCTAGATAACATGGGTGATGAGTCTGTTATCGAAGCAACTAAAGCAAAAGTATTAGAAATTTGTAAGCGTCTACCTGTTTACGCTTAA
- a CDS encoding YitT family protein — MEKHSRKEDWIAVLTGTFLVALGVFFLQSANLLTGGTTGLALLLSQFLPVTFGILYFAANCPFYLLAWKRFGRSFAISSAISGALVSVFADHLYLVISLEVHNEIYCAVAGGLLMGLGMLILFRHRSSLGGFNVLCLFIQDRYGISVGKTQMAIDACILFASFFFVSPWVIAVSVLGTAVLNIVLAMNHKPTRYSVNYAS; from the coding sequence ATGGAAAAACACTCACGTAAAGAAGATTGGATTGCAGTCCTGACGGGCACGTTTTTAGTAGCGTTAGGCGTCTTCTTTTTACAGTCTGCGAATCTGCTTACCGGAGGCACTACTGGTCTGGCTCTACTGTTGAGTCAATTTTTGCCTGTAACCTTTGGTATTTTATACTTTGCCGCTAACTGTCCATTCTATCTATTGGCGTGGAAACGTTTTGGTCGCAGCTTTGCGATCAGCAGTGCGATTTCCGGTGCTTTAGTGTCTGTGTTTGCCGATCATTTATACTTGGTTATTTCGCTCGAAGTTCATAATGAGATCTACTGTGCCGTTGCCGGTGGTTTATTGATGGGCTTGGGTATGCTGATTCTGTTCCGCCACCGTTCTAGCCTAGGTGGCTTCAACGTCTTGTGTCTATTTATTCAAGATCGCTACGGTATCTCAGTGGGTAAAACTCAAATGGCGATCGACGCGTGTATTCTGTTTGCCTCGTTCTTCTTTGTATCGCCTTGGGTGATTGCAGTGTCAGTGCTAGGTACAGCAGTACTGAATATCGTACTAGCGATGAATCATAAGCCTACACGCTATTCGGTGAACTACGCGTCTTAA
- the treC gene encoding alpha,alpha-phosphotrehalase encodes MAITEHDESWWKTATIYQIYPKSFCDSGSKGTGDIKGIISKLDYLKHLSVDAIWLTPVYASPMIDNGYDISDYYAINPQFGTMEDFDLLLAEAHQRGIRIVMDIVVNHTSTEHAWFQSALGDKNSPYRDYYIWKDPVNGEAPTNWQSKFGGNAWALDEATGQYYLHLFAKEQADLNWENPVVREEVKDVISFWAEKGVDGFRLDVINLISKQQDFPNDDIGDGRRFYTDGPRVHEYLKEISEAVFQKYGSVTVGEMSSTTLEHCQQYSNIDNSELSMVFNFHHLKVDYTNGEKWTNAPFDFLQLKSIFNHWQTGLNGKGWGALFWCNHDQPRVVSRLGDDKNYRVESAKMLAASVHMMQGTPYIYQGEEIGMTNPGYTEISQYRDVESTNMYDIMVNRDGVEHKDMMAILAQKSRDNSRTPMQWNSEAFAGFSKAQPWLDVANNYPEINAEQALEDKGSVFYFYKSLIELRKEVPVITHGSYQDLLPEHPSVFAYSRETEEQTLLCINNYYGEETECALPERFDMTNAKCVLSNYQEADDSVTSHHQVLRPYETRILLIEG; translated from the coding sequence ATGGCGATAACTGAACATGATGAAAGCTGGTGGAAAACCGCAACCATCTATCAAATCTACCCAAAGAGCTTCTGTGACAGTGGCAGCAAAGGTACTGGTGATATTAAAGGGATCATTTCGAAACTGGACTACCTCAAACACTTAAGTGTTGATGCGATTTGGTTAACGCCAGTATACGCATCACCAATGATCGATAATGGCTACGACATTTCAGATTACTACGCGATTAACCCTCAATTTGGCACCATGGAAGATTTCGACCTGTTGCTGGCTGAAGCGCATCAGCGTGGTATTCGTATCGTGATGGATATTGTGGTTAACCATACTTCCACTGAGCATGCATGGTTCCAATCCGCATTGGGTGATAAAAACAGCCCTTATCGTGATTACTACATCTGGAAAGATCCTGTAAACGGCGAAGCACCAACTAACTGGCAATCCAAGTTTGGCGGTAATGCATGGGCGTTAGACGAAGCGACTGGTCAATATTACCTTCACCTGTTTGCCAAGGAGCAGGCCGACCTGAACTGGGAGAATCCGGTCGTACGTGAAGAAGTGAAAGACGTTATTAGCTTCTGGGCTGAGAAGGGCGTCGATGGCTTCCGCTTGGACGTGATTAACCTGATTTCAAAGCAGCAAGATTTCCCTAATGATGATATCGGTGATGGTCGCCGTTTTTACACAGACGGCCCACGTGTGCATGAATATCTAAAAGAGATCAGCGAAGCGGTATTCCAGAAGTATGGCAGCGTGACAGTAGGCGAGATGTCCTCAACTACATTGGAGCACTGTCAGCAGTATTCGAACATTGATAACAGCGAGCTATCGATGGTGTTTAACTTCCACCATCTTAAAGTGGATTACACCAATGGTGAGAAGTGGACCAATGCACCATTTGATTTCTTGCAACTCAAATCGATCTTCAACCATTGGCAAACGGGCTTAAATGGAAAAGGTTGGGGCGCGCTGTTTTGGTGTAACCATGACCAACCGCGAGTGGTGAGCCGTTTAGGTGATGATAAGAACTACCGTGTTGAGTCGGCTAAAATGCTGGCTGCGTCTGTCCACATGATGCAAGGCACACCTTATATTTATCAAGGTGAAGAGATTGGTATGACGAATCCAGGTTATACCGAAATTAGCCAGTATCGCGATGTCGAGAGCACTAACATGTACGACATCATGGTCAATCGCGATGGTGTGGAGCATAAAGATATGATGGCGATTCTAGCGCAGAAGTCTCGTGATAACTCTCGTACTCCGATGCAGTGGAACAGCGAAGCATTCGCGGGCTTTTCAAAAGCTCAGCCATGGCTGGATGTTGCGAACAACTACCCTGAGATCAATGCAGAGCAAGCACTGGAAGATAAAGGCTCGGTGTTCTATTTCTACAAGAGTTTGATTGAACTTCGTAAAGAAGTGCCTGTGATTACTCATGGTAGTTATCAAGATTTGCTACCTGAGCACCCATCAGTATTTGCGTATTCTCGTGAGACTGAAGAGCAGACTCTGCTGTGTATTAATAACTATTATGGTGAAGAGACGGAATGTGCTTTACCTGAGCGTTTTGATATGACGAATGCCAAGTGTGTGCTTTCTAACTATCAAGAGGCAGACGATTCAGTAACATCGCATCATCAAGTCTTGCGTCCTTACGAAACTCGTATTTTGTTGATTGAGGGCTAG
- the treB gene encoding PTS trehalose transporter subunit IIBC yields the protein MSKIAKQDIARLIELVGGKENIASVSHCLTRLRFVLNETDQANKAELEKLKLVKGCFTNAGQFQVVIGTEVDEVYALLIEQTGKEASSKDEAKLAARQNMNFLERGISHLAEIFVPLLPAIITGGLILGFRNVIGDIRMFDGKTLVEISQFWATVHSFLWLIGEAIFFFLPVGVCWATVKKLGGTPILGITLGVTLVSPQLMNAYMIGKAVPEVWDFGFFVIEKVGYQAQVIPAMLAGVALAFIETNLKRIVPAYLYLVVVPFVSIILSVILAHAFIGPFGRMLGDGVAFAAKVAMTGDFAILGSVVFGFLYAPLVITGIHHTTNAVDLQLMQDLGGTPIWPLIALSNIAQASAVVGIIILSKREGERDISVPAAISAYLGVTEPAMYGINLKYKFPMLSAMIGSAAAAAICGSAGVMANGIGVGGLPGILSIQPQYWSVYLVAMLVAIVLPVTLTLFFYKRAQSKGELETANA from the coding sequence ATGAGTAAGATAGCGAAGCAAGACATTGCGCGTCTTATCGAGTTAGTTGGTGGTAAAGAGAATATTGCGAGTGTCAGCCACTGCCTGACTCGACTACGTTTCGTATTGAATGAGACAGATCAGGCAAATAAAGCAGAACTCGAAAAGCTCAAGCTAGTAAAAGGCTGCTTTACTAATGCAGGCCAATTTCAAGTGGTGATTGGCACCGAAGTTGACGAAGTGTATGCACTGCTGATTGAGCAAACGGGCAAAGAGGCCTCATCAAAGGATGAAGCGAAATTGGCTGCTCGTCAGAACATGAACTTCCTTGAGCGTGGTATCTCCCATTTAGCCGAAATTTTTGTGCCACTGCTGCCTGCCATTATTACTGGTGGTTTGATTCTTGGTTTCCGTAATGTGATTGGCGACATTCGCATGTTCGATGGCAAAACCTTAGTTGAAATCAGCCAATTCTGGGCAACCGTTCACTCTTTCTTATGGCTTATTGGCGAAGCGATTTTCTTCTTCCTACCGGTTGGTGTGTGTTGGGCGACGGTTAAGAAGCTCGGCGGAACCCCTATTTTGGGTATTACGCTCGGTGTGACCTTAGTGTCGCCGCAGTTGATGAACGCTTACATGATAGGTAAAGCCGTTCCTGAAGTGTGGGACTTTGGCTTTTTCGTGATTGAGAAAGTTGGCTATCAAGCACAGGTGATCCCTGCGATGCTCGCGGGTGTGGCATTAGCCTTCATTGAAACCAACCTTAAGCGCATCGTGCCTGCTTACTTGTACCTTGTGGTTGTGCCATTTGTATCGATCATTTTGTCTGTGATTCTGGCTCACGCCTTTATTGGTCCATTCGGCCGTATGCTAGGTGATGGCGTCGCATTTGCAGCGAAAGTGGCCATGACCGGTGACTTCGCGATTCTTGGTTCAGTGGTATTTGGTTTCCTTTACGCACCTTTGGTTATCACGGGTATTCACCACACAACCAACGCAGTGGATTTGCAGTTGATGCAAGACTTAGGCGGCACGCCAATCTGGCCTTTGATTGCGTTATCTAACATTGCACAAGCTTCAGCGGTTGTTGGCATCATTATTTTAAGTAAACGCGAAGGTGAACGAGATATCTCGGTTCCAGCTGCAATTTCTGCCTACCTAGGCGTAACAGAGCCTGCGATGTACGGTATCAACCTTAAATACAAATTCCCAATGTTGAGCGCAATGATAGGTAGTGCCGCAGCAGCCGCTATTTGTGGTAGCGCAGGCGTGATGGCGAACGGCATCGGTGTGGGCGGCTTGCCAGGAATCTTGTCTATTCAACCGCAATATTGGTCTGTTTATTTAGTGGCGATGTTGGTAGCGATTGTATTGCCAGTGACTTTAACGCTGTTCTTCTACAAGCGTGCACAGTCAAAAGGTGAGCTCGAAACAGCAAACGCGTAG
- the treR gene encoding trehalose operon repressor TreR, with translation MSKKLTILDIAKLSGVGKSTVSRVLTNDPKVKPETRERVERVIQESGYTPSKSAQSMRGGSQKVIGVIISRLDSPSENKAVSTMLSELYQAGYDVVIMESQLDREKANEHLQVLKRRNVDGIIVFGFTDCDIPAIEAWGHKAVVIALDTENVTSINYDNQQVINRALAYLTDQGISDVGFIGVDPSDKSTGELRLKAYLDWCEDSRVIANYRTGQLHHESAYQLVDEVLTPTTQAIVCASDTLALGVIKRLQERQREDVVVTGVGGNDLLSFLFPRVFSIDPGYQSAGKLAANLLISQLLGNTEISHHTQSPIQ, from the coding sequence ATGAGCAAAAAACTCACTATTCTTGATATTGCTAAGCTGTCTGGTGTTGGTAAGTCGACCGTATCTCGCGTTCTGACCAATGATCCTAAAGTGAAACCTGAAACCCGTGAAAGGGTAGAAAGAGTAATTCAAGAATCTGGGTATACGCCTTCAAAGTCTGCGCAATCGATGCGTGGTGGTAGCCAAAAAGTGATTGGCGTGATCATCTCTCGTTTGGATTCTCCTTCTGAAAACAAAGCCGTCAGCACCATGCTGTCTGAGTTGTACCAAGCGGGCTACGATGTGGTGATCATGGAAAGCCAGCTCGACAGAGAAAAAGCCAACGAGCACCTACAAGTTCTAAAGCGTCGTAACGTTGATGGCATCATTGTGTTTGGCTTCACGGATTGCGATATCCCCGCGATCGAAGCGTGGGGACATAAAGCCGTGGTCATTGCGCTGGACACTGAGAACGTAACCTCGATTAACTATGACAACCAACAGGTGATCAATAGGGCGTTGGCGTATTTAACGGATCAGGGGATCTCTGATGTTGGTTTCATTGGGGTTGATCCTAGCGATAAATCAACCGGTGAACTTCGTCTAAAAGCTTACCTAGATTGGTGCGAGGACAGTAGAGTGATAGCGAACTATCGTACTGGTCAACTTCATCATGAAAGCGCTTATCAGTTGGTGGATGAGGTACTCACTCCAACGACTCAAGCGATTGTCTGTGCCAGTGATACTCTCGCTCTTGGGGTCATCAAACGCTTGCAAGAACGACAACGTGAAGATGTGGTGGTGACTGGTGTCGGCGGTAACGATCTTCTTTCTTTCCTATTCCCTCGGGTCTTTAGTATTGATCCGGGCTACCAATCAGCGGGTAAACTAGCTGCTAATCTATTGATCTCTCAACTTTTAGGTAACACAGAGATCTCTCATCACACCCAATCACCGATTCAATAA
- a CDS encoding MliC family protein, protein MKAMLVASLCTVALMGCSKSAAPDSATSDNQFVTYQCESDVSFEVAYLDNEKAVLRLPENEYRLTQVAAGSGTKYILDDGTGELINSVTLRTKGDNARLELGRVVYRNCSK, encoded by the coding sequence ATGAAAGCTATGTTAGTAGCATCTCTATGTACGGTAGCACTAATGGGTTGCTCTAAGTCAGCAGCGCCTGACAGTGCTACATCGGACAATCAATTCGTGACTTATCAATGTGAGTCTGACGTTTCATTTGAAGTGGCTTACCTTGATAATGAAAAAGCGGTATTACGTTTACCTGAAAATGAATACCGCCTGACTCAAGTAGCGGCTGGCTCAGGAACCAAGTACATCTTAGATGATGGTACTGGAGAGTTAATCAACAGCGTTACTTTACGTACCAAAGGTGATAACGCACGCCTAGAACTTGGTCGTGTGGTGTATCGAAACTGCAGCAAGTAA
- the gmhB gene encoding D-glycero-beta-D-manno-heptose 1,7-bisphosphate 7-phosphatase, whose amino-acid sequence MSKPAVFLDRDGVINVDHGYVHDEHDFEYIDGVFEAAKAFKDMGYLLVLVTNQSGIARGMFSEDRFLSLTQWMDWNFVDNGVELDGIYYCPHHAEHGIGDYKQDCDCRKPKPGMFISARDFLKIDMANSVMIGDKAEDMMAAEAAGVGTKVLVRTGKPITEKGEALASVVLDSIADVPAFLKG is encoded by the coding sequence TTGTCTAAACCTGCTGTTTTTTTAGATCGTGATGGTGTGATTAACGTTGATCACGGCTACGTACATGATGAGCATGATTTTGAATACATCGATGGTGTGTTTGAAGCGGCGAAAGCGTTTAAAGATATGGGTTATTTATTGGTGCTTGTGACGAACCAGTCTGGTATTGCTCGTGGCATGTTTAGTGAAGACCGTTTTCTCTCTTTAACGCAGTGGATGGATTGGAACTTTGTCGATAATGGCGTTGAGCTAGATGGTATTTACTACTGCCCTCACCACGCTGAACACGGCATTGGTGACTACAAACAAGATTGTGATTGTCGTAAGCCAAAGCCTGGCATGTTCATTTCCGCGCGTGACTTTCTAAAGATTGATATGGCTAACTCTGTGATGATCGGCGATAAAGCTGAAGACATGATGGCTGCAGAAGCGGCAGGTGTTGGCACTAAGGTATTGGTAAGAACCGGTAAACCAATCACTGAAAAGGGTGAAGCCTTGGCAAGTGTTGTCCTTGATAGCATTGCGGACGTGCCTGCTTTCCTAAAAGGCTAA